Within Populus trichocarpa isolate Nisqually-1 chromosome 6, P.trichocarpa_v4.1, whole genome shotgun sequence, the genomic segment aaaaatcaattaaaaaaatgacataaaaaagagcaaagtcaacccgggttaactcgtcaaacatTATTTccgagtcatgagatcaggataacctaataaaaaagcaaaccaaaataaatcataaagtctaattctctgtcaaacacaatattaaatgatgaaattgagaaaaaaaaaaataagtcaattaCAAAAACTGAGTTAATTGGATTAGCCTGTTAAACTTGCGACCTAAGTCATGAAATGaggacaacccaataaaaataaaatctagtgTTGAAGGACTCGTgacccaggtcatgagactgagataacctcttagaaaaaaataaaaaaaatgatcggaTTTAACCGaggataaaatatcaaaactcgTAACCCTGATCATGAGACCAAAATGTccatatataaagcaaataaaaacaaatcagaagCTCAATTCACAACTGacttaatgttaaatgatgaaattaaaaaaaattaaaaagaacatataaaacaacccgagtcaacttgagttaacccaTTAAACAATATTCTTGGGTATTGAGGCCATaataacataatagaaaaaaataaaataaattatgaaacctaatttccaatcaacccaatattaaaggttgaaatcaataaaaaaagttaattaagaaaaaaaaacttgagtcaactggATTGACCCGCTAAACCTGCAATCAATGTTATGAGAATGacataacccaataaaaaataaatctaatattaaataataaaatttaaagaaaaaaaagcattgattggaaaaaataaaaacacaacactattccaatgaataatgcttttgaggaggaaaacaataaaaaccctTTCTCCTTTAGTTTTTTGGTTAATTAGCCAATTAATCGCATTACATTGTGGGTGTCAttctaagttaatttttaatataaaagaaaaatgtaaagATGTTGTGCAGTATTTTCTTGTATCATGAAAATCtctaattgagaattgaaaagttgatgtgtatgtttaatgaaataaaataataaaaattatatgaattaataaatcataaaaaaattgttaatgttaactaAAGACTAAAGTAAAAAGCTGATAGATAGATGAACATGGAGATATTTCATCTCGTAACGTGGGGTgttcttgaaaaacaattaattcaattagatggcaataaaagtaaattttcatgaaaaatataataatttagattgtgttgaaaaaatataattattagtataaattttattttttattcatgtattttttaacaaaaaaaaatatatttagatatgttttttattgcatatgaagtataagaaattaaaaaaaaatatcaaaaaaattctaacaatatgaaataaacataaaagagtATTTCTATATTCAAAATCCCATTCCCTTATCAACATGTgcttttattgataaaatttttttatttgaagttttatttttctgaataaaaatttatcttaatcttaaaagcaagtttaaaataaaactaaaataatgaaTTGGTAATTTTAATGCAAATGTAATAAACTTGATAGAAATTATATAACAATatacaataaatatttaaaaaataattattttatctaaatttaaaaaattatgcatattagggttcatatataattattcggaaagcattattaatattaccatGAAAGTCActgacattatttttaaataatgacaTATTTGGATAATTATTTAACCATagtttaaacaaatttattttttaaaaagaaattataaaatgtgtaaaagaatgagataaaaaaaaattgaagggccaagttttttatccttttgttaaattgatttctcttttcaatttcaacctttaataaaaaagttgtagttgtcctctaatttatcttttgttttaattttgattcttattctttgttaaatatattttcttttcaatttctcatttcaataaaaaatttgtatttgtcttctaatttattttttatttcaattttgatcttcattctctaaattgttttttttgttaaattgatttttctttttaatttcactcttcaattaaaattttttagatgtcctctaatttatttagttttatttctatattgatcctcattcttttaattattatttcttgttttggattcttttgtatagtttttttttcaaattttatcattcaacatttgattaattgggaattaggtttcatgatttttttaagtagGGTGCTTCCGGTCTAATGACCCGGATTACGTGTTTAGAAAGTTAATGCGGGttgatcatttgtttttttatatatattttttatttcatcattcaatattagtttcttttcttttgataaaaaaataggctttgtaatctttttcgtttttttttctatcagattATCCGACCTCATGACCTAGATTGTatatttgacaagttaactcgggttgacttgatttttttatgagatcacttttttttataaaaaaatttaatcttttttcaaacattattatttttttaaaaaatataacccgACCCCACAATAGAACGCGAGTCTACATATCTTGGAATCTAATCATTAATAATTTGCCCAACTTGTTTTGAAAAGTCctcctcatttgattttgatatatcataaaaaaagaggaTATCCGTAGTTGCattttttcatgattcaagTAACAACGCATGGAAAAAAGTTCCAAAGATTAACACAAGTCACTAAACCAGAAAATCCGATGACTGATGCATTGTTGCAATGTCTCTCATGTTGTAGATATTCTGAGATGTCCTCTTCATTCTAATATTTTCttagagaagaaaacaaaatttgcaCTTATAATTTTCATGATTTGCGTAACATGTACACAAGTAAGACAATGTATTGGCAAATAGCCAAATATACGATAGCATTGAGACAAATGAAGACTTCATTTTGACTTGAATTTGCGTCccattaaaattaagttttttttaaagtaatttgaaAAAGGTATTCTACACatctacatatatataatatatagattATTCTGCATGTCAATCctaaaatttgaaacaaaaaagaataagaaagagaTAACGAAACCTCCTTGGCTATGAAAGTAaacttttcaaatgaaataaacTCACAAGGGTCAAGACCATTTCCAGCGACTTGATAGGAGAATCTTCTCCGTACTTGAATGTGAAGTTGATTGATGCTGAAGCTAGGGCAACGTTGTTTTTCTTCGTACATTTGCTTGTTTGGCTATTGTTAGCCTAGAATTCAAAGAACATCAACATGCCAGCTAGAAATTATAtcagaattatataaatcataagtATGCTGAGAGTTTATCTGGCGACTTCACAACTTGGCATGTGAAGATAGTTTCTTAATATGTTAtcagaattttaaattttgttatttttattttatttgataaaatttaagtaTAAAATAGTACgagtttatataaatttaaaatataaattttttttatttaaaaagatatattaaaaaattatatcttaaaaaatttcaCATAACATCTTAAAAACTACGTTAaaaaagtgtttgtttttagagAAATAGATGGAGATTTGATCGAGCATTGGTTTGGGGGCCAACAACATtaattgcttgcttgcttgctttttttctttttatatcttttattgcAAATTCTCAGCTTTCACGGACTAGATTGCTGCATGTGGTGGTTTTCCTCTCCGGCTAGATTTGGAATGGTATTCACACTTAGAATATATAGTATCTTTAGTCTCTTTTCTTGCACATATCAGAGAGATAATTAATACACCAAGGCAGTTCCCTATCAATACATGTTGGCAATGTATCACTGCTATCTCTTTCAGAATCTGACTCACTATACTACAAACTGTAACCCAACAAGATATATTCCATGAATTGTCACGAGGAGGGTTCATTATCTAGACACATAAAAATATTCACAGCATGCTTTAATCGATTCAGTGACAATACATTTGAAGGAAGCGTGTACTTTCAATTGCCATGTGACATGCAGACAACTAAATTAATTAGCAGTGGTCGATCCTCTGGATCGTCCTCGAGTAATTTTCAGGACTTGATTTTATTGGTAGTTGTTGGAGGACCCTTGCTCCTACCTTCTGCAATCTGCATCATTGTTTTCCACGATATTTGACCATGGAAGCCAAGACCATTTAAATTGTCTTGGTTGCAATCTGCATCATTGTTCATAGTGTTTTTCAaaacagttttttattttgaattattttttttagatttttttaatattagtacatcaaaaccattaaaaaaacactaaaaataacaatcaatttaatatttttaaagttaaaaatataaaaaacacttgaaaacagGAGTAGGTGTGGCAAACCAGCCTGTAGTGCTGGCTCCTGCACAGCCATTTTCAAGAGTGGGTATATGACATTTGTGAGTGGGAGAACCCATGCAATGTTAGGGACATGTCAAGGGCAGTGTGAAGCCTTTCTCAAACATAAATGTTGGAATTTATAGCACttctaatttataatatatggtACACAACAGAGGAGAATATATGGGGTCGATCACTTCTACTCTGCCTGGGCATGGGTGGTTGGAGTAATTCAATAGGCCCACCATTTGTTACTCAACCTTGGTAAAATACatgtgaatgttttttttttaaaaaaaaaactttatggcTCCCCATATGATTTTTGGTTCATTTCAATGGTTTtggaaaagagggagagagagagagagtgaaatCGGCTGTTAATCCCTTTAATTCATGCTTATTAAAAATGTTGACTATTTATGATAGATAAGATATATGCATCCCAACTCCCAAACTGGTTTGAGTGATCAAAACCATGGAACTCTACTCGTAGTATGCAAAATGGGAGTGAATTTTGTTCatgttaaaaagaagaagaaaaaaagagagaataaaaaggaagaaacatgCATATAGGGCTTCTTGATTGAAAATTGGAGTGTCTATACAAGAATAGATCCCCTTCCTTTCTTCTTTCgttggatatatatatagccaTTAAACCAAATGGATTCAGCATCTCATCCTTTCCATCTTTCCCCTCCGTATCCATATCATcccataccttttttttttttagtttacacCCTGTCGTATACTAAAATTAAGCCAAGAGTTATAAAATTTGGActagaaaaaaaagaccaaacttAATTACAATTCAGACATGATGTATAAAATCTAgaatatttacataaataacatGCCACCACAAACAtgtaataacaaattaaaaaagcgTCTAGAGTTGTTCTGagaaaatgataataatgaaagtgatgaaaggaaaatataaaaaatttacatggtGCAAGATCataaaacaatgaataaaatatgatgAGTAAGTAGTTATCAAAAGTTATAATAAGATGAGTAATTAGTTACTGAaagttatcttgaatttttctatTTACAAAAGTATACAAGAAAGGAAAAGACATAacaacaattcaacaaattaataacAATGATTGTTCTGCAATTAAATTAAGTTTGTAGGATCTTCAATACTTATTTATCAATAGGATTGTAATATCGTAggttgataattaatttgtagaCAGATAATAAGTAGACAATAATTAATAGGTTTATAATTGTAGGCAATGTAATCGAGTAAGTTTTTagtttccattaaaaaaaaccccaaaataataataataaaaatacatatcaatCCATGTTCTCTTGTCAAGGATTTCTTACATGTGGTTGTAATCAAATTAAAGATCATTGTCAAGGATTTTTTATATGTGGTTGTAATCCAATTAAAGATCACTCCATGAATATAACATCTTTATTCtcgtattattttttaaattcaaagcaTTCAAGTTATATAATTACTTCTTAAATTTACaattaatacttttttgtatataaaatgagcataaaattttaaacttgtaacataattataaatttagaattacAAGTCTAGAATTatagtttaaatataaaattacagtATTTTCGTTCAAACTAGAAATAGTGCTgctttgaaattcaaaatcttattaATTGAAGCAGACATAAAATAACCCTAGAACACACCTCCATGCTCGTCTGGTTTAGTCCCAAAATAGTCAACTGTGACATAGAACAGTTGTTTTACCAAGTTATAGCATCTGGTAACCTCTATCATTCAATGTTGTGTAAACATGAAAGGATTTCGTCCTACCTATACCTATATTAGTGTTGAAACTTATACAAGACAAGCTTTGTATGAACGAGGTCGATCCAAAGTAGATAAGCCCACGACTTCCAACCCAAATCATTTGCAAAATGTAGAATGATTATGTTTTACTCCTCTTGCAATATGTAGAtgtgtaagtttttttttttttttttttttttgacaaaagcTAACAAGGTCAACTTTCAATTCTAAGATGGAAAAACTTTTACGTGATCTAATTGACTAAATTCTGCCAGCATGACAATAGTTTACTGTCATGATTACATAGGATTTGATTCTGGGGGGTGGTGTAGATAAGATGTCATTTTTGTTTGTGCCCATACTTGGGCAACCTGTAGTAAGACTTGGACACCCATGCTAGGGAGAGAGACTTTAGTGGCAAATGCCAACCTTTTTTCTTTCGACACCCACCCACGTCAAAACCACTcttcgccttttcttttcttttcttttttctttttcccaagAAATGAGCATgacctccaaaaaaaaaaaaaaaaaacccacaaaacctttcactatataaaaaagaaatttttggtAACCTCTCAAAAATAATTGGAGCAAGGGCAGGCAAACTATGGGAAagcaactccttttcttttttttctttctctctctagtctTTTGTGCTACTCCCCAGCCAACAAAAAAGTGAGAAACTggaaaaattgatttgaaagaaTTGAAGTGACCTTGACCCATGTAGtgtcctctcctctctcttatTTAAAACCCTCTAACATCTTCCCcgttctttctctctctttatctttttttttttttactacagTGGTATTggttttgtgtgtgtttttggaGTGAGCGAGAGTGTGTGTTTAGCAAGGGAAGATGCCAAGGCCAGGGCCAAGGCCTTATGAGTGTGTGAGAAGAGCTTGGCATAGTGATAGGCACAAACCCATCCGAGGTTCCATGATTGGACAAATTTTAAGGTTCTGGGTCTTGcttatttttgcttattttgaataaagattgaatcttttttatgcattttgtGATTGTAAAGTTTGTGTTTTGATTAGGATGGCCTATGACACTCACAGTGCTGCAACTAAAGGGAACAGGGAGTGGCAAGATAAGCTTCTTCTTGTGGTTTACAAAGCAGAGGAAATCATGTACTCTAAAGCCAACTCTGAGGTGTGGTTAaactttttgttcttcttttcgtCTATAGATTCTTGGATCTTTATTAGGTTTGTATTGTGTTTTTGAACTCATTAttacatggtttttgttgtttagGCTGAGTATATGAACCAAGACACTTTTTGGGACAGAGTAAATGATGCCATCAACACCATTATTAGGAGAGATGAGAGCACTGAAACTGGAGATCTTTTGCCTCCCTGTATTGAAGGTACTGATTTCTTTATGCAAGCTCATGTTTCTTGGATCCAactttgaaattatgtttttgggtTCTCATTTTGGTAGCATTGTGTCTCAGAGTCAgacttctttctctctctctctctctcgataatatcaaagtttaagaCTTCAATTTGCTTTGTAACAATTGTATTTGAGATTGCAGCATGCCAAGTTCTTAAAGCATGCATTGATCTAAGCTTAAATTGTGTAACTCAGGCTTGTTTTAATTTGCAATTATACATTGTCTGTAATAATTGTAGCGGAGGTGTTGTATCATGTCTAGTTTGTTGAAATGTTATTTAGCTGCCCTTAATTTGGGATGCAAAGTGGAGAGAGCTTCGAGAAGTCAACGACACAGCAATCCCAGGAGCTACCTCAGCCCGAGAACACAAGAATCGGCGTCTGTACCTCCTAGAGCTATAGATAGAACTCATGATGAACAAGGCCTTCAGTTAATGCCAGTTCACTCTATCAATCAATTGAATATTGCAAGAGACACGGCAACTGGGAATCCAGATCTTTCGGTTTCAGAGTCTAATCATCATTTGGCTGAGAATAGTAATGTTGCTTACAGTTACCCTTTCTTGTATGAGAATATCCCACCTGGCAGTAATCAGCTGACAACAAGGGAAGCCGACATGCACCAGAACTTTGGTTCAGTTTATCCCTTGTATTGTGGAAATCAATATCAAATCGAAGCGTCTGATGTGGTCTCCCAATTTCCGATGAAGACGAAATCCAACACTATATTTGTGGGCAAACCTATTGGTACATCTGTTGCACCACATAGGGAAATGGGTGTCTTGCAGACAGTTTTCTCATGTTCCAGTGCTGAAGTTGGTTCCACGAGAATCACACAAGCAGATTTCAGAAATACCCATGACAAGCCAACTGGCACACAATGTGATTTATCCTTGAGGCTGGGTCTATACTCAGACCCGGGCATGAGCATAGAAAGAAATCAAgctcaagaaaatgaaaatgctGGCTCAAGCAGATTTCAAGAAAGAGACAAGTTTAGTGTTTTTTCTCAACAAAGAAACAAGgaattctgtttttttcctgGTACAAGTACTAGGGATCCCTCTGGGTCCTGTTCGGTTAAGTGGGTTTCAGAGGGTGATGATCAGAATTTGGAGACAACCATCAGAAAGCGCAAAGCGCCCTTCAGAGACAATGCAGAGGATGGACATTTTTGCTGGCAGTCCAACATGTTCATTGGTCGAATAGAAGGGCCAGGTTTGTAGGCATTGTTTTTCCCGTTGTAGTGTCTATGCTTAAAAATTTGAGGTGGCTAGAATTATGCTGGTCAATCCTTTTTGCAACCTCATTTTCCTATGTAGTAGTTCAGATCACAGATTTACACGCTAACAGCGAGATTGCAACCTGGGATTTAGTGGAAAAGGTGAATTGTAAATGAAATCTGAGTTTGATCTAAACTATACTGGTTAGTGACATAACTTGCAAAATTGAGACGTCTAGCCACTACCAAAATCCAAATAGGTATTTTGGGAACCAGTTTAGCACCACACACATTTATTCATTCAACCTTGCATTGAATAATcttgaattcataaaaaaaaaagattttaggaGGCATTTTGgagaaaggaaagtaatttaCACAGTGGGAGGAGGATATATGAGAAACTTAAGACTAATAAGGACTGCACTGAACCACAATGAAACCAGTCTATGGAAATGTCCTGGTATGACATTGAGGGGCCTCTTCATGAATGGCTACTCTACCATGCTAGAATAAACTTCTCCAGTTTCTAGGTAAATGTTCTGTACTTAAACGATTATGtatatatgttgattaattCAGGAGTGAATCTAACAGTTACTGTGAGTTAGCTGTAGGTCATTATTCTTAAGCTCTATGAGTTcatctatcaaaaaaaaaaaaaatcaggatatTTTTTTGTGGTGAGTCTGTTCTGTATAGGATGGGGTTAGTGATGGCCAGTTTCCTAGTATAATTGTCTGAAGAAAGATAATTTTGTGCCCTGTTTTTGTTTGTATGATTTTACATTATTAGGTGTCAGCTAGGGCAATATCCCCTGGGTATGCTTGCAAAATTATAATGTGAATAATGCTCCTGTATTCCTTTTGTGTATATCAATTGAGCATTTGAAGGTAACTGGCTTGACAAAGAGAGTGGATTACCATAGAAGTAACTAGTAATTAAGAAGACATGCTAAGAATGTGGAAGGgtataaagtataattttctGGTGTTACTTCAGCACTTTTGAGAATGATTCAGGAGGTTACTTTTATATGGTTTCTGTAGCAGGGATCTCTTTGAAGATAGGAATATAACTTTTTGTGGTTTTAAGTGAGCAGTGACATAAAATAGGAGGTTGtttgtaagtttgttttgctgTTCAATTTATGTGAAACTTCAACTGCTGAGAGTTCAATGGTGGATTGGAGGAGTTATCAAGATATCATTTTGGTCCTTTCTCTATGTCTTCAATGTTTCATGGAAGAAGATTAATAGACCTTCCAATAATGCCATGCTACTTTCATTCAGGATTAAAGAATAGTCTTGAAATCTTTTCTTAAACGGCAATGGCCAGTTGGTAGTGTGAAAGCAGTGATTGACTTCTTTCTTGAACTGTTCCTTTAACATCAGCAAAAAAAATGGATGATTCCTTTTCTGGTGGTTTATATGTTCTGGAACTTAGAGTTCACTGTTTTTGCGACAAACGATAGGCTTCTAACCATGCAGCTTTCCAAACAATAGtgctaaaaaaaatctaagcttTGTCAACAACTTCCTacaattatttgttaatttgaaaCTAATATggtaagattttaaatttttcccaGATGTTGCAATGGTAGCAATGTGATTTAAAGATAACAAAGCATGAAATTCCTTAATGCCTGGTCCCACTTTCTCCATTTCAGCTTTTACTGCTTCACTcgtttcttctgtttttttccttttccatgcCTAGCAACTCAACTGTTACCCCGTTACCTCAGCATGGGCATTTATGTTGATTAGCTGAAAAGAACTTGTTGGGAGCTGCTTCTGTTTTTATTGTAGGTGCTGAGATCTTTTTTGAAAGAATGGTAGGATTCTTCATAGCATGCTCTTGACAATCATTCTATAGCAGTGGATGTAAGCTACATAATTGTACAagtataaatattcaagagtGTTTATGTTCTGCTTTTTTTACTTGTGACATAAGAATGCAAATTCTATTTGATTACTCTTGCATGTGAATATTCTTTCATCTATTGTTGTGTTATCTGAATTCAAACTTAACCAGGCATACctgattgatttaatttggcTGTTAATGTTATCATGTTGACCAGATGTCTGAGTCTTATGCATGAGTAACTCTACTGAAAACTGAAGTTACTGGAGTGAACAATTTCAACTCCGTAGCTCTATTTATGTCTCCATAATTGACCGGTTTGAGTTATAATACGAGTCCATTGACCTGTGCTATTGATCCAGgggcaaaattaaataaaaaaaacagagatttcCATGAATAAGGGTCCAATTGCTAAATGTTAGAACTTCAGGAGGGAAAATTGAAAATAGCCATTTCAGTCGAGAAAACAACACCGTTTTGAAAATCATTGTTCATCACCTCCTCCTTCATCCTACTGATTCagcaggaaggaaaaaaaactgcaGCAAAACCTGTCGTGGGCCACGTCTCCTACCTATCAGCTGCCCACTATCCCTCTCGCCCACACGATGCATTTTCAAATAGGTCGTTACCAATAGTCCTGCAATGGCAGGACTGTTAGTCACCTGTTTTTCCTCAAACAGGAAGGAACATCCCTCATCATCTAGAGGCACGAATAGAGggcattctctggctttataaatGCAAGAGAAAGGACACACAGAACGAGCAgacagaaagaaaaacaaagaaggcgAACATAAACAAAGAGAGAACCGAGAGACCAGAGGACAAAGAGAGAATAGGAGGTGGAGGTGAAAACACGAAAAGCTAGAGACACTTTTGGCAAGGGAATTCCTATTTCTTTTCCTCAGACGAGATTGCAGACTCAGCCAaatcaaacacacaaacaaaagaTCAAAAAGAGAGACAAATAGAAAACGAATGAAaacagaaagaacaaaagaagagaagaagaacaagaacgaagagagagagaacccagagaacaaaaaaaagggcAAGAGACAGATAGGAAACGAAGAGGGAGAAAAGGACATCGTCTGGCCAGAGCTACGTGATCGTCACCATCATCTTCGTCTTCACCCCCCAGTTGCACTAGGTAAGCTCATGTTTTCCCTCGCCTTCTCATTCATTGTTGCAAGCATGCGTGAATAATTCACTAATGCTATGCAACAGTGCCCAGATTGGTCAcgctcatttgtttttttttctttaaaatttttaaagattacCATGATATTAGATATGCAACATTTTTAATAGGCAGGATTATAAGCTTTTATGtaagatatattttaatattagaattaaaaaaaataaatttatttcttttaatatacgagattataaacttatatataagacatattttttatattaaataattttttttatattaacattagatcaatggttaggtttttaacctgataagataaggatctccttgcTAAATAAggcttttcttaaaccttagatagaCCAACggttagaaaaaacaatatttttttagtttatatcagacaaataaacaatgcagcatACTTCAGATAAGACATACTAGGGGTGCTACTAACTTTCTTTTACACAATTAGTCTCTTTATCCAGACTatcagttagggtttctagtgattaaaatattaagtggtgactcctattttttttctactaataaagaacaaaatttttttatcttttgcatCTATATTATTCCGAACGATcgtaatttaaaaagataatcacCGAAACACCGCACATCCAACTTTCTGAATTaccataaaaattttcaatgttCAAATATTCTAATATATATGTGTATTATGAGCCAAAACACTTGTTTATAATACGAGGAGGGATAATTATCTCTATTTTATAGTTTACGATCTTTAAGATCTTTCAATGAACCAAAAAGTAGTTAATCGCGCAAGAAACTCTAATCTGGCAAGCCAGATTAAGAAcgatattatttataaaaaaaatattacaacacgtcttattaatattaatataattttacaaaataagtTATTACACTACTTCGAAACATGCCTCATACAATGAAAATGCTCTGAAACTGGATAGCTAATAAATAGTACAAACCTTGCACTTATTCTAGCTATAAATCCAAATTCAGTAAACATAACGGAAAAGACTAATTAAGATGGATAATTAAACTAGACACCAACCACCAATATTGTTAGTACAACAAGAAAGAACAAAGATGAACTAGACTGGCAGCAACAATGGTAATGGTGGATAGAACTGCAGATAAGGCAGCATGATTATTTGGCATAGATATTGGAGGAGAGCTTGAGCTTCCATTTCCAACAACAATGGTAACCTTCTGACCCGAATCACAGTGTGATCCAATGGTGCAAATATAGTAATATGTTCcattttttgttaaatcaaaGGTTGCAGGACTGGTGTCTTCAGGTGTTCCATTTGTTTTAACACAGGAATCGTACTCGGTCTTTGTGGTTACCTCCAAGACATTATGTGGGACTATCGACCAGATGAATTCTGAGGCgttgaaaaagaaagagttaGAACTTAATTTGCTACTAAGCAAATATCAAAAGTTATATATACTGATTAATTGCAATAAGTTGACTTAATTTGtaactttgattaattttttgaaatattaattgtGTGACCAAAGTCAAACATGAAAGGGCATGCcaagagattttatttttattttttttccaacaatagATTATGTATTAATCTTTCAATTTCTCTACATCTTTGATTCATACTATATGATATTCCATAATTTCAAAGGACGGGTCATGGCCCGGAAT encodes:
- the LOC7474686 gene encoding uncharacterized protein LOC7474686 isoform X1; the protein is MPRPGPRPYECVRRAWHSDRHKPIRGSMIGQILRMAYDTHSAATKGNREWQDKLLLVVYKAEEIMYSKANSEAEYMNQDTFWDRVNDAINTIIRRDESTETGDLLPPCIEAALNLGCKVERASRSQRHSNPRSYLSPRTQESASVPPRAIDRTHDEQGLQLMPVHSINQLNIARDTATGNPDLSVSESNHHLAENSNVAYSYPFLYENIPPGSNQLTTREADMHQNFGSVYPLYCGNQYQIEASDVVSQFPMKTKSNTIFVGKPIGTSVAPHREMGVLQTVFSCSSAEVGSTRITQADFRNTHDKPTGTQCDLSLRLGLYSDPGMSIERNQAQENENAGSSRFQERDKFSVFSQQRNKEFCFFPGTSTRDPSGSCSVKWVSEGDDQNLETTIRKRKAPFRDNAEDGHFCWQSNMFIGRIEGPGL
- the LOC7474686 gene encoding uncharacterized protein LOC7474686 isoform X2, producing MMPSTPLLGEMRALKLEIFCLPVLKRRCCIMSSLLKCYLAALNLGCKVERASRSQRHSNPRSYLSPRTQESASVPPRAIDRTHDEQGLQLMPVHSINQLNIARDTATGNPDLSVSESNHHLAENSNVAYSYPFLYENIPPGSNQLTTREADMHQNFGSVYPLYCGNQYQIEASDVVSQFPMKTKSNTIFVGKPIGTSVAPHREMGVLQTVFSCSSAEVGSTRITQADFRNTHDKPTGTQCDLSLRLGLYSDPGMSIERNQAQENENAGSSRFQERDKFSVFSQQRNKEFCFFPGTSTRDPSGSCSVKWVSEGDDQNLETTIRKRKAPFRDNAEDGHFCWQSNMFIGRIEGPGL